Genomic window (Pseudomonas sp. MM211):
CTCCCACACCGGAATATCCTCGGGGTACCAAGCGTCGAAACGATCCTCGTATTTGCCCTCGTAATAGTTGTACTCGTAGCTCATGTGCACCAGGTAATTGAGCTTGTCACCCCACTCCTTTTCGAGCACACCGTCCTTATCCAGTTCGCGGAAGTAATCGCGCACCTTCTCGACCGTTTCCTGGCTTTTCTTCAGCGCGACCACACCTCCGATGATGGCGCCAATAAAGCCAAGCACGGCACCGACTCCACCGGCGGCAGCGGCAACCACCCCGGCAACGGCCGCCGAACCAACGCCAATTGCAGCGGCCAAGCCAGCGCCACCCATAACCAGGCCGGCTGTGCCGCCAACCAACTGCAGGCTCTTGGCCGCGAATTCCTCGGGCGTTCCGCCCTCCTTGCGCAGCTTGTCGATGCCCATGCCGCCGAGCACCAGGTCGAGTACCCCACCGGCTACATCGGCGATACCACCAATAGTCGACAGTGCTCCACCTACCCAACGTAGACGGTCAGCCTCCGGAAGCTTCTTCACGTCGGGGTCGTTGCCACCGACGCTGGTGACATTCTTTTTCACCGCCTCCTGCTGCTCTGGAGGCAAGTGCTCGATCAGGTCTTCGACGGATGGGCGCGAATCGCGCGTATGCGTATCGAAGTCCTTCCAGAAACTTTCAGCCGTGAACGCTTTACCAAAGTCGATTTCCGGCAGTTGATCGAGCTTTTTCTGTATTTCCTTCAGCTCGATGGACTCGGTTCCCGATGCCTCCTTGGGTTTGAAATGTTTGTCCCAGACGGTTTCCTTGAGGCTTTTGCCGAGCCCGAGAGAATCGGCTACGCCCGGCTTGCGGAACAGCTCTTCGTACGCACCGGTGACCATGGTGGCCATTGGCGAGATCATGCTGATGGTGGTGACGAAGTTCTTCGCCGCCTCGATGCGCTCGGCCGGTGTCTCGCCGAAATTCAGCCCGCCATCGGCCAGCTTATAGATGCCGGCGACCATCGAGATCAGTCCGGCGCTGGAGCTCAGCACCCCGGTCTTGCCGAGTTTGCCGAGCACGCCGGCCACACCGTCACGCTCGGCCAGGGGGACTTTCGCTACGGCCTTTTCGATATCCTCGGCGGTGACCTTGCCGGACTGACCCGATGGATCGTTGATACTCGCCTTGGCCTTGTCCTTGAGGAGTTGCGTCAGTGGCTCGCGAGAATCCTGCGCCGCCGTGACGACCTTCTGTTCCTCGGTACTGAGTTCTGGCTTGGGCTGACCGCTTTCCTTGCCACCACCAAAAAAGTAGTTGTAGACATCGGTGCCGCGCTTGGTGCCCAACACCGAAGTCATTAAGGTAGTCAGCAGCGTGGAGACCATGTCGGTGGTGGCTTTGTCGACGTTCTCTTCGCCGACGCCCTCGACACCATCCTTGTACAGCTCGTTGAGCTGTTCGATGGGAATGCCAAACTTGAACTCGGTATCGATCTGCGCCGCCAGCTCGGGATCGAGAAGGCTCAGCGACTGCATGTCCGAGGAATAGCGCGCCGCTGCGCCTTCCGGGTTGTCCTTCTCCAGGGCTCCCATGGCCTTCTTGTACTCGGGGTCGCGCAAGGTATCGGCCAATTTTTCCTTGAAGCCGTCCTTGTCCGCGACTTTGTCGATAGCCTCCTTGAGCAGACGGTCATTGTCGGCGGCGATATCCTCATCGGTCATCAGCGCCAGTAACTCCTCACCCAGCTTGCCCTCATCGACCAGTGCGCGCATTTCCGCCGGGCTCATCTCCTTGGGATCCTTGCCATAGCTGGTAGAGGTGCTATTCCAGACGCCCCCGTCGGTGGTCGTATAGGGCAGGAACTGGAAGCCGCCGTTGAGCATGGCGCGGGCTTCGAGCAGGCGCAGGTACTTGGCTTCCTTGGAATCGTCGGGCTTGTCTTTGTATTCCTCCTTGAGTTTCTCGTAATACAGCTCGCCAACGGTCTTGGGTTTGCCGTCCTTTTTCTCGCTGGTTTCGGCCAGCATCAGGTCAGTTTCCTTGGCTGGCGGCAGGTCGCGATCCTCGAAGGCCTTATCCACGGCGCCTTGCTGCTTCTCTACCTGAGTACCCTCCAGATTGGCGAAGTGCTCGGGGGTTAGGCTATCGATGACGATGAACTTGCCGCGTCGCGGTGTCTCCACGGCGATGACGCCGGGCGCCAATGTCTCAACCTTGGTGTCGTCAGTGACCACGGGAATATCATCGCGGGCACTCATGACCTTGTAGCCACCGTCATCGAGCTTTTTCTCGATATTGTCGCGGGTCTCGGCAAGTTCCTTGACCTTCTTGTAAGCCTCTGGCGACAGCTCCTCGGAAACCGCATATTTCTTACCATCCGCCGTGGTGAATAGTGCTGTGCCATCCTCGCCGTACACCCCCTCATCACGGTCAATGGTCAGTTGGAAGCCATTGAACGGGTGGTACACCGCCGCACTCTGGTCGAGATAGCCTTCCTCGATGAAGCGCAGGTCACCCAGTTCGGGAATGTCGCCCGGCGACGTGACCACCTCGAACCCGCCCGCCTCACGCTGACCGAGCCAGAGCTTCTGCTCGTCGGACAGATCCTTCTCCGTCCAGGCCGGTGCACCCTTGACGTCGCCCGCGTCCATCTTCTCCTTGGCGACCTGATGCAGGCGCGGATTAACGCCGGCGTGCACCAGTACCTGATCGCCATTTTTCATGGTCACCAGTAGCAGGTCGTCCCATAGCATCAGGCGATGGCCGCTGGAGGACAGCCATTCGCTCTCGACGTTGGTGATGTCTTCCTCCTTCCACTGATGATTGCTCTCGGCCAGCGGCGGCTTGCCGTCCAGGTAAGGACCGCGGTGCTCCTTGTAGGCTTCGATGCCTTCTTTATCGAGCTGCCCGCCCTTGTTTTGCGCCTCACGCAGCTTGTCATCGAAATCGCTATCGCCGGTCTGCCCGGTCACGCGTTCTGGTCGTGTTGTATCGATGGTGCTCATCGGGGTCTGCGCTCCGGCTCGATAAGTGGACAAGGTCGCAAAAATGGACAGCAATCCTTGTGCGAAAGAGAGTGCCTATGGCACTTGTTGAACGGCGCAGGCCTGCGCGTGGCGACTTGTCGATTCGCGGAAACGAGAACAGTGCACGCAAAAAGCACGACCTGCTGCTCCCTCATTCAAGCAATCGTCACATTGATGTAACAACCTGATCGCAACGGATTTCGCAGCTTTTCACAGCAGCACATGGCCCTTAACAGGATTCAGGGGCGGCGCTGAACGGACTGTCAGGAGTACCGCGACATGCCAGCTCATTCATGTTCGACCGACCTCACCGCGAACGGATTTCCGAACGCGCTTTCGGCCGTTATCCGAGTTACCGAACGCACACTCGTGGGTGAACCGTACCGGCCATTCACAATCAATCAGTTAGCGACTATCCAGTCACGCCGCGGCGCGGCACGCTAATTGCGATGTGTACCCCTGCCTCTGATCGACACCGCGTTGTAGCGCTGCGGTGATATACAAAAACAAACGACGTTTGGGGGGATTTCTTCTTGCCTATTCAAACTGCCGTACTGGCACGTTTCGTCAGCACCCATTTCATCGGGCCGCCGCACGAGCCGAACCCGAGTATGACCTGCTGCGCTCACGCGCAACCGTCGCCAGTGCGTACAACAACCATAATCCTCGAGGGACTATAGGCATGTATTCGATCACTCTCGGCACCACCACCACGCCGACCGAGACGCCTTTTGACCATGCACCATTCAGCAGCGAAGGCGCCTTGCGATTCGGAGCCTTCATCCTCTACCCACGCCAGCATCTGCTACTGAAGAACGGCGAGCCCGTCAGCCTGGGTAGCCGCGCGCTGGATCTGCTCATCGCGATGGCTTCACGCTCCGGAGAGCTGCTGGAAAAATCCGAACTGATCGCCTGTGCATGGCCCAAGGTCATCGTCGAAGAGTGCAACCTGCGCGCGCAGATCGTCGCGCTGCGTCGGGTGCTCGGTGAGGATGAAAGTGGCTTCGAATACATCGTCACCGTTCCCGGCCGCGGCTATCGCTTCGTGGCCCGTACCGAGCCTTACGAGGCCTCCAGCGAGCCTGCTGTGACAGAGCGCCTGCAGTCGCTGCCCAGTCTGATCACCCGGCCATTGGGCCGCAATGCGGTGCTGCAGCGTTTGAGCGAACAATTGCTGCAGACTCGCCTGATCTCCCTGGTCGGCCCCGGCGGTATCGGCAAGAGCACCGTGGCCTTGGCACTGGGCAACCAGTTGGCCGGCGAGATGCCCCATGGCACCTGTTTCGTCGACCTCAGCGAGATCGACGATGATAGCCGAATCCCCCACGCCCTAGCCGAAGCATTGGGCCTGCAGCCTGGCAACGATCCCCTGCGTGACGTGGTGCAGCACCTGCAGCAACGTCGTCAATTGCTGATTCTGGATAACTGCGAACAGGCTCTGGATGGCACCGCCCTGGTGGTGGAAACCCTACTCAAGTGGACGCCCGACTGCGCCATTCTCACCACCAGCCGTGAGCCGCTGCGCACCGCGGGCGAACAGGTCGAGCGCCTGCTGCCACTGCAGCTACCGACGGCCTGTGAACACCCGAATGGCGAGCAAGCGCTGGCCTACCCGGCCATCGAACTGTTCGTCGAACGGGTGCAGGCCAGCGATACCGCCTTCGTTCTCAACGACGGCAACGTGGCAGACGTGATCAGTATCTGCCGCAAGCTCGACGGCATTCCGCTGGATATCGAAATCGCCGCGACCCGCGCCAGCGCGTTCGGTCTGGCGCAGTTGGCCGAACTGCTGGACGGCGAATTCCGGCTGCAAATGGAAGGCCGCCGTACCGCGCCGCCACGCCATCGCTCGCTACGCGCCACGCTGGACTGGTCGTTCCAGACGCTGGCACCTGCCGAGCAGGCAATGCTGCGCCTGGTGGCGATCTTCAACGGCACCTTCACCCTCAATGCAGTGCGCGCCATTGTCGAGGGCGACGAACAACTGGCCGGCGACCCGCTGCCGTTGATCGAAAGCCTGGTGGATAAATCCCTGCTGATCGCGCACCGCGACGAAGCCCTGAAGCTCTACCAGATGCCCAAGACCGAGCGTCTCTATGCCCTGGAAAAACTCGACCAGACCGGCACGACCCAACGCATCGTCGCGCGCCATGCGGCCTATGCACTGGCGGTGGTGAAAAAGGCGGCAAGCCAGCTCGATATCGTGGTGCCCGAAGCGTGGAAAAACCTCTACGGCGCGGAGAGCGACACCATCCGCTCGGCACTGACCTGGGCCTGCTCTACCGAGGGCAACCAGTCTCTGGGCCTGGAGCTGACCCTGGCAGCACTAGGCCTTGGCCCCTATCGGGATCGCTCGTCGCGGCCTCGGGTGGAGCAGCCTAAGAATCAGCAGTCAGAACGGCGTAAGGCTGGTTGAGCAGCGGCGCTCTATAAGCGTTAGGGACGGCTGGCGAGGGGATCAGTTGGTGGGCTGAAGCCCACCCTTGTATCTCGACTACCGCCTCACAAGAGGCGATAGTCCCCGACTGATCATCGGGGGAGTCATGCAAGTCGAGCCCACCCTAAGGCCTTGAGCCTGTTTCGTAGATTGCGCTGCATGGCTCCACACTCACCCTGATAAGTCCGAACGGTATCCAGAGCCTCGAGCTCGCATCAGCAAGGTTGGACGGATGCAGTGACGATCAGACAGAAAGAGGAGAGGACCATGTCTGTAGTCGGAATCGACATCGCTAAACACTCATTCGACATTGCCACGGTGCAGGCAAACGGCAAGCACCGCACCAAGGCCAAGCTCGCCAATGACCCGGCAGGGTTCGAGGCCCTGCAGCAGTGGCTGCTCAAGCACGCCGATCCGCAGGCCTGGATCGTGATGGAAGCGACCGGTATTTATCACGAGGCGCTAGCCGAGTGGCTTTACGAGAGAAACTACCGCGTCTGCGTGCTCAATCCTGCGCAGATTGCCTACTACGCGCGCAGCCAGTTACAGCGGGTGAAGACCGACAAGGTCGATGCGAAGCTGATTGCCAGCTACGGCGATAAGCATCAGGACGAGCTACGTATCTGGAAACCTGATCCACCGTCACTTCGCCGCCTCAAGGCCCTGGTACGTCGCTTGAAGGATCTTCAGGAGCTCGAACAGATGGAGCAGAACCGCCTGGATGTCACGAGCGATGCGCGGGTAGTGGAGTCAATCAGATCGGTGCTTGAGCACACCCGCCAGCAGATCGACGAGACGCTCGAGGCGATCAAGAAACACTTCGACGACAACGATGACCTCAGGGGCAAACGGAACCTGTTGATGAGTATCGACGGCGTGGGGGACAAGACGGCAGCGCTGCTGCTGGCCGAACTGGGCGATTTGGACAGGTTCGACGGCAGCCGTGCTGTGACGGCCTATGCGGGGCTCAATCCCAGGCTTCAAGAGTCTGGGAAATTCAAAGGCCAAACGCGGATATCTCGCACCGGCTCTGCCACCTTGCGGGCGGGACTGTACATGCCCGGCGTGGTGTCCATAACGCATAACGTCGCGATACGGGCAATGGCTGAGCGCATGAGAGACAAAGGCAAAACCGGAAAACAGATCGTGTGTGCGGCGATGCGCAAGTTGCTGTGCATCGCCTACGGCGTACTGAAATCGGGAGTGCCTTTTGATGTTGAATTGGCACTTGCTAGGTAGCGGGCAAGACGGTATCTACAACCAGCCCCTGCGTAGGATGGGCCTCAGCCCACCAACCCGAATGCAACGGTGGACAAAAAGAGTGTTGTCCACCCTACGGCCTGACATCGGGGATGCCTTTTGATGCCGAATTAGCGCTTGCGAGGTAATAGGCGAGACGGTATCTACAACCAGCCACCCGTAGGGTGGGCTTCAGCCCACCAGCACCAGGGCGAGTATCGATGGTTCCCACGCGGAGCGTCGGGAACCATCTGATCTACAGACCCACAACGAATCCGGCTGCAACGTCACGCCTGGCCTTCAGATCAGCCGCGCCGCGACCAGCGCATCGGCCACCGGCTGGAAGGTATTGGCGGGGATCGGTTCGCCTTTCACCGCACGCTTGGCGATCTCGGCAGCCAGCTTGGCATCGGTGCTGCGTGGTACGCCCAGGCTAACCGATTGAGCCAGCAAGGCTTTCGCGTCCTGCGCCGCGGCGATGCATACCAACACCGGCACCGGCGTTTCGCCACGTACGTAGCGCACGCCCACCAGCCAGCCATCCTCGCTGCCGATCATCAGCGTGGCGTGGGCGATGCCGACCTTGCGGCTGCTCAGGGCCTGCATTTCGCGGCGCTGGCGCTGACGTTCGCGCTTGATAAGCGGATCACCGTCCATGTCCTTGCGCTCGCGTTTCTGTTCGCTGCGGGTCATGCGCATTTCACGCTGGAACAGCCAGCGCTGCAGTAGAACGTCGACGATGCCGATCACCAGGTAGGTGACGATGACCGTGGCCACCAGCGGCTTGAGCAGCAGGAAGAACACCGACTCGATGCACCCGGCGCCACAGCGCGACGACTCCATCAGCGCCTGCAGGGCAATGCGCCCGACCACGTAGAAGGCGATCGACAGCACCAGCACCTTGAACAGGCTTTTGAGAAACTCGATGACGTTGCGCATCGAGAAGATGCGCTTGGCACCCTCGACCGGATTGATCCGGGCAATGTCTGGTTTTATTGATTCACCGGAGAAAAGCATGCCGCGCATCGTGACGATATTGGTAAGAATCACGCACACCACGGTTACCCCGAGGATCGGCAGGGCGGTGCGTAGCACTACCTGTTGAGCACTCTCCAACAGGCGCGGCCAAACCGTGGCAAAGGGTTCGACGTAGATGGTCGCGGCCAGGTCAAGCAAGCCGCGCACCCGCGACTCGGCAATGCCGGCGATAAAGGCGATGCACACCGTGCAGCCGAGCAACACCACCGCCGAGACCATGTCCTGGCTCTTCGAGACCTGGCCCTTCTGGCGGGCCTCGCGCAGCTTCTTGTCGGAGGCCGGCTGGGATTTTTCCTCGCTGCCGCTGTTGCCCGCCACTAGGGCTCACCAGCGCCGGACAGGGTTTTGAGCACCTCGACAGTGCCGCGGAATTCGGCCAGTTGTTCGAGCATCAGCGGGATCAGGAAGCCGCAGTAGAGCACCATCAGAAAGGTGAAGATCAGGTTCTTTACCGACAGCGAGAGGTCGAAGATATTCATCTGCGGCGCCATGCGCGACAGGTAGGCGAGCATCATGTCGGCCACCAGCAGGGCGATGATCAGCGGCGCCACCATCAGCACGCCGATGCGCATCACCTGGTCGAGAATGGCCAGCACCGCCTCCAGCGCCGAGCTGGCGATCACCGGGGTGAACGCGGTGACAGGCCATAGCTGGTAGCTGTGATAGAAGCCATCGACCATCAGAATGAAGCCGCCGGACATGAAGAACAGGGTAATCAGCATCACGCTGAGCAGGGTCGCGGTGACCCCGGACTCGCCGGCACCAGACGGGTCGACCAGTTGCGCCATGGTCGAACCACGCTGCAGATCGACCAGCTCGCCGGCCACTTCGGCGGCCCAGAACGGAATGCCGAACAGCAGCCCAACGGTCACCCCGATAAGGAACTCTTTGACCATCAGACCGGCGAGAAAGAAGCTGCCGTAATCCTCCAGTGCGGTGAGCGCGGAGAAGGCCGGCAGGAACATCGGCGCGGAGATCGCCACCGCCACGCAACTGCGGATCATCCCGGTCAGCCCCAGGCGGTTGAATGCCGGGGTGATGAACACCAAGCCCAGCGCCCGACATACCGCCAAGGCCGCCGCCGAGATCACCGGGTAGGCGATCTCGGCGATGCCCAGGCCGATGTCGGCATCCATGCCCTAGCGTGTCCAGGCGGGGAAATTGTCCAGCACGTGGCTCGCCAGCGCCGCCACCTGGGTCGCCAGCAACGGGCCGATCAGCACCAGCACCAGCAGTACCGCCACCAGCTTCACCGCCTGCGGCAGGGTCTGATCCTGGATCTGCGTCAGCGCCTGCAGCAGGCCGACCCCCAGGCCGATGAGGATGGCCACGCCCAGCGCGGGTGCGCTAAGCAGCAGCACGGTCATCAGCGCCTGCTTCATCAACGAGAGAAATACATCCTGGCCCATGCTTCACCCTCCTCCGTAACTGAGGATCAGGCCGTGCATCAGCCGTGACCAGCCGCTGACGGCGACGAATAGAAAAATCTTCAGGGGGATCGAGATCAGTGTCGGCGACACCATCATCATGCCCATGGCCATCAGCACGTTGGCCACCAGCAGGTCGATCACCAGAAACGGGATGTAGAGCAGAAAGCCGATTTCGAAGGCGCGGGTCAGCTCGGAGCTGACGAACGCCGGAATCAGCACCACCAGATCGTCGTCGCGCAGATCGGCGCGAGCCTCCTCTGACCATACGGTCTCCGTGGCCTGCACGAAGAAAGCCCGTTCGGACGGGTTGGCGAAGCGTGACAGGTGCGTCTGCAAGGGCGCGTGCAGGGCGTCACCCAACTCGCGCAACTCCTCGGCGTTCTGCAGGCTGATCGAGCGCCCCTCCACCTCGCGGTACATTTCGCCGATCAGCGGCGTGGTCACGTACACGGCGAGGATCAGGGCGATACCGTAGAGCACCAGGTTCGGCGGCGTCTGCTGCACGCCCAGGGCGTTACGAATCAGGAACAGCACCACGGAGATTTTCAGAAAGCCGGTCAGGGTCACCACCGCCAGGGGAATCAGACCGATCGTGGTGACGACCAGAATGATTTCCAGCAGATTCGGTTGGTAATCCGTCATAGGCTGGCGAACCGGGTCAGGCGCACACCGAGCCCCTCACCGATGGCGACCAGCTCGCCGCGCCCTACGCAGCGCCCATTGACCATCAGCTCGACCCGCTGAGCATCGCCGTGCGGCAGGGCCAGTACACTGCCCTCGCCCAGTTCGCGCAGCTGCCCCAGCGGTAGCTCCAGGCTGCCGATCTGACAGATCACCGTCAGCGGCACATCGTCCAGTTGCGCATCATCGGCGTCTTGCCCCATGGCGTTCTCCGTATTCGGGTTGATCGGTTGCAAGGCTTCGAGCAGTTCCAGGCCGGACTGCTGGCGTTTGAAACGGGCCTGTCGGTGGCCATTGGCGAGCACCAGCAGACCATCGGCACCAGCCGGACAATCGAGCATCAGCACATCGCCCGGCTGCAGGCTGCGCAATTCGGCCAGGCTCAGGGTCTGCCAGCCGCGCTGCAGCGCCAGGCCCAGTTGCAACGCGGGCAGAGCATGGCGCGCCGGCTGCAGGTGGCGCTCCAGCAAACTGGCCACCGCTTCGCCGACAGCGGCGCTGAGGCCGAGGCCAAGAACGCCGAGCCGCGCACCCGCGATACTCAGTTGCAGGCTCAGCATGAAATCCCAGGGCTGCGGCTCGGCATCCAGTGTCAGCGCCTCGCCCAGTTCCTGTTCCAGAGGTGCAATCCAGGGCAACAGCGCCTGTTCGAGCAGCACGCTCTGCAGGGGCTGCGGCAAGCTGTGAACATCACGTTGCAGATCGAGGGGGGCCAGCAGGTGTGCGAGCAGGGGCGCATCCAGATGCAGTTGCAGCGTCGCCGCTCCGAGCCGCGCAGGCAGCACAATGGCCGCGTCCATTGCTGACGGCTGGCCGCTGACGCTGACCTCGAGCCGCTCGCCGGCCACTTGCCCCTGCCAGGGCTGGCGGAGCCGCAACAGACGATTGTGCAGCGCCTGCCGGGCGACATCGAGCTGCGGCAGCAACGGTAGCAAGGGCGCGGGCAGCGACGATTGATGGCAATTCATCGACGTGTGGCTCCATGGGGACGGTCTTCGGCCAGGCTTTCCTCGACGGCCTCGGCGGCCCGCTGCTGAGCGCGGTAATGGCGTTGCAGCAAGGGCTCCAGCGCCTCGCATTGCAGCTGACGACGCAACCAGAGCTGGTGAGCCTGATCACGGCTGGCCTGCACTTCGGCCAGATACCGAGATGCCTCGCTGGCCTGCTCCGCCAGATGCCCGCGCTGCGCCTCAAGGGCGTCGAGAAGATCCAGGGCGTTGCGGTACTGCCCAACCGGCAGTGCGCCTTCGCTGAGCAGGGTCTGCAGCTGCCCGGCTTCCTGTTCGAGCAACG
Coding sequences:
- a CDS encoding ATP-binding protein, with amino-acid sequence MYSITLGTTTTPTETPFDHAPFSSEGALRFGAFILYPRQHLLLKNGEPVSLGSRALDLLIAMASRSGELLEKSELIACAWPKVIVEECNLRAQIVALRRVLGEDESGFEYIVTVPGRGYRFVARTEPYEASSEPAVTERLQSLPSLITRPLGRNAVLQRLSEQLLQTRLISLVGPGGIGKSTVALALGNQLAGEMPHGTCFVDLSEIDDDSRIPHALAEALGLQPGNDPLRDVVQHLQQRRQLLILDNCEQALDGTALVVETLLKWTPDCAILTTSREPLRTAGEQVERLLPLQLPTACEHPNGEQALAYPAIELFVERVQASDTAFVLNDGNVADVISICRKLDGIPLDIEIAATRASAFGLAQLAELLDGEFRLQMEGRRTAPPRHRSLRATLDWSFQTLAPAEQAMLRLVAIFNGTFTLNAVRAIVEGDEQLAGDPLPLIESLVDKSLLIAHRDEALKLYQMPKTERLYALEKLDQTGTTQRIVARHAAYALAVVKKAASQLDIVVPEAWKNLYGAESDTIRSALTWACSTEGNQSLGLELTLAALGLGPYRDRSSRPRVEQPKNQQSERRKAG
- a CDS encoding IS110 family transposase is translated as MSVVGIDIAKHSFDIATVQANGKHRTKAKLANDPAGFEALQQWLLKHADPQAWIVMEATGIYHEALAEWLYERNYRVCVLNPAQIAYYARSQLQRVKTDKVDAKLIASYGDKHQDELRIWKPDPPSLRRLKALVRRLKDLQELEQMEQNRLDVTSDARVVESIRSVLEHTRQQIDETLEAIKKHFDDNDDLRGKRNLLMSIDGVGDKTAALLLAELGDLDRFDGSRAVTAYAGLNPRLQESGKFKGQTRISRTGSATLRAGLYMPGVVSITHNVAIRAMAERMRDKGKTGKQIVCAAMRKLLCIAYGVLKSGVPFDVELALAR
- a CDS encoding EscU/YscU/HrcU family type III secretion system export apparatus switch protein yields the protein MAGNSGSEEKSQPASDKKLREARQKGQVSKSQDMVSAVVLLGCTVCIAFIAGIAESRVRGLLDLAATIYVEPFATVWPRLLESAQQVVLRTALPILGVTVVCVILTNIVTMRGMLFSGESIKPDIARINPVEGAKRIFSMRNVIEFLKSLFKVLVLSIAFYVVGRIALQALMESSRCGAGCIESVFFLLLKPLVATVIVTYLVIGIVDVLLQRWLFQREMRMTRSEQKRERKDMDGDPLIKRERQRQRREMQALSSRKVGIAHATLMIGSEDGWLVGVRYVRGETPVPVLVCIAAAQDAKALLAQSVSLGVPRSTDAKLAAEIAKRAVKGEPIPANTFQPVADALVAARLI
- the sctT gene encoding type III secretion system export apparatus subunit SctT, translating into MDADIGLGIAEIAYPVISAAALAVCRALGLVFITPAFNRLGLTGMIRSCVAVAISAPMFLPAFSALTALEDYGSFFLAGLMVKEFLIGVTVGLLFGIPFWAAEVAGELVDLQRGSTMAQLVDPSGAGESGVTATLLSVMLITLFFMSGGFILMVDGFYHSYQLWPVTAFTPVIASSALEAVLAILDQVMRIGVLMVAPLIIALLVADMMLAYLSRMAPQMNIFDLSLSVKNLIFTFLMVLYCGFLIPLMLEQLAEFRGTVEVLKTLSGAGEP
- a CDS encoding EscS/YscS/HrcS family type III secretion system export apparatus protein; the encoded protein is MGQDVFLSLMKQALMTVLLLSAPALGVAILIGLGVGLLQALTQIQDQTLPQAVKLVAVLLVLVLIGPLLATQVAALASHVLDNFPAWTR
- the sctR gene encoding type III secretion system export apparatus subunit SctR, with the protein product MTDYQPNLLEIILVVTTIGLIPLAVVTLTGFLKISVVLFLIRNALGVQQTPPNLVLYGIALILAVYVTTPLIGEMYREVEGRSISLQNAEELRELGDALHAPLQTHLSRFANPSERAFFVQATETVWSEEARADLRDDDLVVLIPAFVSSELTRAFEIGFLLYIPFLVIDLLVANVLMAMGMMMVSPTLISIPLKIFLFVAVSGWSRLMHGLILSYGGG
- the sctQ gene encoding type III secretion system cytoplasmic ring protein SctQ, whose amino-acid sequence is MNCHQSSLPAPLLPLLPQLDVARQALHNRLLRLRQPWQGQVAGERLEVSVSGQPSAMDAAIVLPARLGAATLQLHLDAPLLAHLLAPLDLQRDVHSLPQPLQSVLLEQALLPWIAPLEQELGEALTLDAEPQPWDFMLSLQLSIAGARLGVLGLGLSAAVGEAVASLLERHLQPARHALPALQLGLALQRGWQTLSLAELRSLQPGDVLMLDCPAGADGLLVLANGHRQARFKRQQSGLELLEALQPINPNTENAMGQDADDAQLDDVPLTVICQIGSLELPLGQLRELGEGSVLALPHGDAQRVELMVNGRCVGRGELVAIGEGLGVRLTRFASL